One part of the Augochlora pura isolate Apur16 chromosome 3, APUR_v2.2.1, whole genome shotgun sequence genome encodes these proteins:
- the Ken gene encoding zinc finger and BTB domain-containing ken and barbie protein isoform X1, which translates to MSLTMYTDGLLTLHYGKHPATLAAEVGAWYTGDRHVDVTLACDDGSVVKAHRVVLAAASPLLAGLLRNPALDHVVHLSGVRKTQLTHLLEFLYNGEALIPSTELTPLRELFELLQIKSELFEPNQPQTSSNLDPERIPTPQPSEGQESSSYESQYDGRQSNNPADCCSVLIKTEGCEEEPEVDVEGIEGEALLTENRESSIEPPRRRDSSDPVNLSLNSGTSTTSESSHDILPRPEKQLLERRESLEEVEEKRRQLTARLALGLEPGKRKPEEIPIPPAEAYVVTPHRKRRPGFHNAPAQNPAFVPFNPGFETPRRLQAPHPLSVSAPPYLQDRSVTPPGASHRPPSADPASAAGLEPPWGSWALPPARAPPPPPSDDPPKSTPVREYRCTYCGKQFGMSWNLKTHLRVHTGEKPFACRLCVAMFKQKAHLLKHLCSVHRGVIAAPDNTFTCCFCSLSFDSLQELIRHLSGPHNNLLLSKNLHD; encoded by the exons ATGTCCCTC ACGATGTATACTGACGGTCTCCTAACACTTCATTATGGGAAGCATCCAGCGACCTTGGCCGCGGAGGTCGGAGCCTGGTACACCGGGGACCGTCACGTGGACGTGACGTTAGCTTGCGACGACGGGTCCGTCGTCAAGGCCCACCGAGTCGTTTTGGCAGCAGCTAGTCCTCTCTTGGCTGGTCTCCTCCGCAACCCCGCCTTGGACCACGTGGTCCATTTGTCCGGAGTACGGAAAACACAGCTGACTCATCTGCTGGAATTCCTCTACAATGGAGAAGCTCTCATTCCG TCGACGGAACTGACACCATTGAGAGAGCTGTTCGAGCTTCTCCAAATCAAGTCGGAGTTGTTCGAGCCGAACCAGCCCCAAACCTCCAGCAACTTGGACCCCGAGAGGATACCCACCCCTCAGCCCTCGGAGGGCCAGGAAAGCTCGAGCTACGAGTCGCAGTACGACGGCAG ACAATCCAACAACCCCGCGGACTGCTGCTCGGTGCTCATCAAAACTGAGGGTTGCGAGGAGGAACCGGAAGTAGACGTGGAGGGCATCGAGGGCGAGGCGCTGCTCACGGAGAACAGGGAGAGCAGTATAGAACCGCCCCGAAGGAGGGATAGCTCCGATCCTGTGAACCTCAGTCTAAATTCCGGGACCTCCACTACCAGCGAAAGTTCGCACGACATTCTACCTAG GCCAGAAAAACAGTTATTGGAGAGGCGAGAATCTCTAGAGGAGGTGGAAGAGAAGAGGAGACAACTAACGGCGCGACTCGCGTTAGGCTTAGAACCAGGAAAGCGGAAACCAGAAGAAATACCTATCCCACCTGCGGAGGCGTACGTCGTTACTCCCCATCGGAAACGAAGGCCAGGCTTTCACAATGCGCCTGCACAGAATCCGGCTTTCGTACCGTTCAATCCTGGATTCGAGACGCCGAGGCGGTTACAAGCGCCGCATCCTCTCAGCGTCTCAGCACCACCGTACCTG CAGGACAGATCAGTGACGCCTCCAGGAGCATCGCACCGGCCACCGAGCGCGGACCCAGCGTCGGCGGCGGGCCTTGAACCACCGTGGGGCTCGTGGGCCTTGCCACCGGCGAGGGccccaccgccgccaccgtcGGACGACCCGCCGAAGTCGACCCCTGTTCGCGAGTACCGGTGCACTTATTGTGGCAAACAGTTCGGAATGTCCTGGAACTTGAAAACCCACCTGCGAGTGCATACGGGCGAGAAACCGTTCGCGTGTAGACTTTGCGTGGCCATGTTCAAGCAGAAGGCCCACCTGCTGAAGCACCTCTGCTCGGTGCACAGGGGGGTGATCGCGGCCCCCGACAACACGTTCACCTGTTGCTTCTGCTCGTTGAGCTTCGACAGCCTGCAGGAGCTGATCAGGCATCTGTCGGGGCCGCACAACAATCTGCTGCTCAGCAAGAACCTGCACGACTAG
- the Ken gene encoding zinc finger and BTB domain-containing ken and barbie protein isoform X2 — protein sequence MYTDGLLTLHYGKHPATLAAEVGAWYTGDRHVDVTLACDDGSVVKAHRVVLAAASPLLAGLLRNPALDHVVHLSGVRKTQLTHLLEFLYNGEALIPSTELTPLRELFELLQIKSELFEPNQPQTSSNLDPERIPTPQPSEGQESSSYESQYDGRQSNNPADCCSVLIKTEGCEEEPEVDVEGIEGEALLTENRESSIEPPRRRDSSDPVNLSLNSGTSTTSESSHDILPRPEKQLLERRESLEEVEEKRRQLTARLALGLEPGKRKPEEIPIPPAEAYVVTPHRKRRPGFHNAPAQNPAFVPFNPGFETPRRLQAPHPLSVSAPPYLQDRSVTPPGASHRPPSADPASAAGLEPPWGSWALPPARAPPPPPSDDPPKSTPVREYRCTYCGKQFGMSWNLKTHLRVHTGEKPFACRLCVAMFKQKAHLLKHLCSVHRGVIAAPDNTFTCCFCSLSFDSLQELIRHLSGPHNNLLLSKNLHD from the exons ATGTATACTGACGGTCTCCTAACACTTCATTATGGGAAGCATCCAGCGACCTTGGCCGCGGAGGTCGGAGCCTGGTACACCGGGGACCGTCACGTGGACGTGACGTTAGCTTGCGACGACGGGTCCGTCGTCAAGGCCCACCGAGTCGTTTTGGCAGCAGCTAGTCCTCTCTTGGCTGGTCTCCTCCGCAACCCCGCCTTGGACCACGTGGTCCATTTGTCCGGAGTACGGAAAACACAGCTGACTCATCTGCTGGAATTCCTCTACAATGGAGAAGCTCTCATTCCG TCGACGGAACTGACACCATTGAGAGAGCTGTTCGAGCTTCTCCAAATCAAGTCGGAGTTGTTCGAGCCGAACCAGCCCCAAACCTCCAGCAACTTGGACCCCGAGAGGATACCCACCCCTCAGCCCTCGGAGGGCCAGGAAAGCTCGAGCTACGAGTCGCAGTACGACGGCAG ACAATCCAACAACCCCGCGGACTGCTGCTCGGTGCTCATCAAAACTGAGGGTTGCGAGGAGGAACCGGAAGTAGACGTGGAGGGCATCGAGGGCGAGGCGCTGCTCACGGAGAACAGGGAGAGCAGTATAGAACCGCCCCGAAGGAGGGATAGCTCCGATCCTGTGAACCTCAGTCTAAATTCCGGGACCTCCACTACCAGCGAAAGTTCGCACGACATTCTACCTAG GCCAGAAAAACAGTTATTGGAGAGGCGAGAATCTCTAGAGGAGGTGGAAGAGAAGAGGAGACAACTAACGGCGCGACTCGCGTTAGGCTTAGAACCAGGAAAGCGGAAACCAGAAGAAATACCTATCCCACCTGCGGAGGCGTACGTCGTTACTCCCCATCGGAAACGAAGGCCAGGCTTTCACAATGCGCCTGCACAGAATCCGGCTTTCGTACCGTTCAATCCTGGATTCGAGACGCCGAGGCGGTTACAAGCGCCGCATCCTCTCAGCGTCTCAGCACCACCGTACCTG CAGGACAGATCAGTGACGCCTCCAGGAGCATCGCACCGGCCACCGAGCGCGGACCCAGCGTCGGCGGCGGGCCTTGAACCACCGTGGGGCTCGTGGGCCTTGCCACCGGCGAGGGccccaccgccgccaccgtcGGACGACCCGCCGAAGTCGACCCCTGTTCGCGAGTACCGGTGCACTTATTGTGGCAAACAGTTCGGAATGTCCTGGAACTTGAAAACCCACCTGCGAGTGCATACGGGCGAGAAACCGTTCGCGTGTAGACTTTGCGTGGCCATGTTCAAGCAGAAGGCCCACCTGCTGAAGCACCTCTGCTCGGTGCACAGGGGGGTGATCGCGGCCCCCGACAACACGTTCACCTGTTGCTTCTGCTCGTTGAGCTTCGACAGCCTGCAGGAGCTGATCAGGCATCTGTCGGGGCCGCACAACAATCTGCTGCTCAGCAAGAACCTGCACGACTAG
- the LOC144478938 gene encoding apolipoprotein D-like, with protein MIGKIVLVLSTLALAHAQVPSLGFCPDYVPMANFDMSKFLGVWYEAERYFQLTEVVSRCVMANYTQAGDGKFRVSNEVTNRFTGIKRVVEGEIKKAASKAEEGKLVVKYTIPLTPETKYSVLETDYDTYAVLWSCSGIGPFHTQNAWVMTRERISAGPILQKAYSVLDKYKISRTFFVKTDQDDCAHLDAVKPEVASEGEQPQKNTENVRSAVVPDSPSIIADNAAKRSAKPAASVPAVEKVKKVPVNTVPERIMVVAGSTKETLQADSTKLSEEKEISEPAIEKAPETVQEAEKTA; from the exons ATGatcggaaaaattgttttggtTCTATCGACACTGGCCCTGGCCCATGCCCAGGTGCCCAGTCTGGGCTTCTGTCCAGATTATGTGCCCATGGCGAACTTCGACATGAGCAAG tttttggGAGTCTGGTATGAAGCTGAAAGGTATTTCCAACTTACGGAAGTGGTGTCACGTTGTGTCATGGCGAACTACACTCAGGCCGGCGATGGCAAATTCCGAGTCAGCAATGAAGTTACAAACAGATT TACTGGTATCAAGAGGGTGGTCGAGGGCGAAATCAAGAAAGCAGCATCGAAAGCAGAAGAAGGAAAGCTGGTGGTGAAATACACCATACCGTTGACACCAGAAACTAAATACTCCGTGCTCGAAACAGACTATGACACCTATGCAGTTTTATGGAGCTGTTCTGGCATCGGACCGTTCCACACTCAGAACGCTTGGGTCATGACGAGAGAAAGGATTTCCGCAGGTCCAATCTTACAGaag GCTTACTCCGTGCTGGACAAGTACAAGATCTCCAGAACCTTCTTCGTGAAGACAGACCAGGACGACTGCGCCCATTTGGACGCGGTAAAGCCAGAGGTAGCATCCGAAGGAGAGCAACCGCAGAAGAATACAGAGAATGTTAGATCCGCCGTGGTACCGGATTCCCCATCGATAATCGCCGATAACGCCGCTAAAAGGAGCGCGAAACCTGCGGCAAGTGTCCCAGCCGTCGAAAAAGTGAAGAAAGTCCCGGTTAACACAGTCCCGGAACGCATTATGGTTGTCGCCGGTTCCACGAAGGAGACTCTACAAGCGGATAGCACGAAACTAtcggaagagaaagaaataagcGAGCCAGCGATCGAGAAAGCCCCGGAGACCGTCCAGGAAGCGGAGAAGACTGCATAA